One Methanolobus sp. WCC4 DNA segment encodes these proteins:
- a CDS encoding multidrug effflux MFS transporter, with translation MPGSVKIKNIVPLLALLTAFPAFSTDMILPAIPSLAILWDRPLAVVNLILIGFFVTYGFSLLFYGPVSDRYGRKKPLIAGIILYIFASTLCATASNVTALIIFRILQAAGAAASASLSMAMTKDIFAGNERQRILAYIAVIMALAPMLAPIVGGWILAYLTWPWIFIAQGAMGLIGLLGVIRTPETLKEPSTAPISKVMHSYGELLLNRNYIIMVLVMSVSLLPLYSFIAGSSALYINGFGMTEQTFSYFFAFNALALMAGSISCLKLTDRINPKHLMTGGFAGLSVGAVLILTIGHHSPWTFALPMALITYSIGISRPPSNHLVLEQVHKDAGAASSLLIFTYFTLGAAGMWLVSQEWMERMQILGTITLTCGILVLIAWMILQKQGLGSESHH, from the coding sequence ATGCCAGGTTCTGTAAAAATTAAGAATATAGTACCCCTGTTAGCCCTTTTGACAGCCTTCCCTGCATTTTCCACCGACATGATACTACCCGCCATACCATCCCTTGCTATCCTCTGGGACCGACCTCTGGCAGTGGTAAATCTCATACTTATCGGTTTCTTCGTGACATATGGTTTCTCTCTGCTCTTCTACGGACCTGTATCAGACAGGTACGGACGTAAGAAACCCCTGATAGCCGGGATCATACTCTACATTTTTGCCAGTACACTCTGTGCAACGGCCAGCAATGTGACAGCACTTATTATCTTCCGAATACTGCAAGCTGCCGGGGCTGCTGCCAGCGCTTCCCTTTCCATGGCAATGACAAAGGACATCTTTGCAGGGAATGAAAGACAGCGTATACTCGCTTACATAGCAGTGATCATGGCACTGGCGCCCATGCTCGCCCCGATAGTCGGAGGATGGATACTGGCATACCTTACATGGCCCTGGATCTTCATCGCCCAGGGAGCCATGGGACTTATCGGCCTTCTTGGAGTCATCCGCACACCTGAAACATTAAAAGAACCATCAACAGCCCCAATATCAAAAGTAATGCATTCATACGGAGAACTGCTGCTAAACAGGAATTACATAATCATGGTCCTTGTCATGTCAGTAAGCCTTTTACCCCTGTACAGTTTTATTGCCGGCTCTTCAGCCCTGTATATCAACGGTTTTGGCATGACCGAGCAGACTTTCAGCTACTTCTTCGCTTTCAACGCCCTTGCACTCATGGCAGGATCGATATCATGCTTGAAACTGACAGACAGAATAAACCCGAAGCACCTGATGACTGGAGGATTTGCAGGACTATCTGTTGGAGCGGTCCTTATTCTCACAATCGGACATCACAGCCCATGGACTTTTGCACTACCAATGGCCCTTATAACATATTCCATAGGGATCAGCAGGCCGCCAAGCAACCATCTGGTACTGGAACAGGTCCATAAGGATGCAGGTGCTGCATCATCCCTGTTGATCTTCACATACTTCACCCTGGGAGCAGCTGGAATGTGGCTGGTATCACAGGAATGGATGGAACGAATGCAGATATTGGGAACAATAACATTGACCTGCGGAATTCTTGTCCTGATCGCATGGATGATACTACAAAAACAGGGACTTGGTTCAGAAAGCCACCACTAG
- the mutS gene encoding DNA mismatch repair protein MutS codes for MMSKVTPAMQQYYAAKEEHKDALIFFRMGDFYESFGEDAKTIAKELEITLTTRGKSKDGEKMPLAGIPYHAIDTYLPRLIKKGYKVAICEQLEDPKKAKGVVKRGVVRVVTPGTAMDSSMFSDSSNNYLMALYGENDEYGLSFLDISTGEFLTTQFRDTAPYDRIASEVARMGPSECIMPPSLFNDQHLSERLKELRIIIHEFDEDAFDRMMAEKTLMEHFKVSTLEGMGCSELMVAVSSAGAALRYATDTQMRELSQVQTLKTYFDSEFMVLDAITLRNLEIVRNVRGEGNDSSLIGVLDETKTPMGRRQLQKWLLKPLVSVDAINERLDAVAWLNDNTLVRFDIRAHLSYVKDMERLVGRVMYGNSNARDLVSLKKSLESVPLLLESLRECENVDLLEGLVSQLSSFGELDELAKLIDSAITEEPPLSVRDGGMIKPGYNEQLDELFDLSKNGKQWIAKFQQKERDRTGIKSLKVGYNKVFGYYLEVTKANISQVPDDYIRKQTMTNAERFYTPELKERESAILSADEKMVALEYELLTEINSIVASHSRQLQETAALIGALDVLSNLAEVAANNNYVRPAITPDCRLLIRDGRHPVVENTVPGGFVPNDTDMDCSDNQFQLITGPNMAGKSTYMRQIAMIVIMAQAGSFVPASHASIGIVDRVFTRVGAFDDLASGQSTFMVEMVELANILNNATPKSLVLLDEIGRGTSTYDGYSIAKAVVEYIHNKGRVGVRSLFATHYHQLTEVAGNLKRVKNYHIAVKEEGDDLVFLRKIVPGATDRSYGIHVARIAGVPHAVTSRAKEILEDIESECMISGEDRKAGKKQRSSAKYTQVILFDQDATYSEAAPDPVIEELKELDINSMTPIEALNKLNEIKGKLS; via the coding sequence ATCATGAGTAAAGTAACCCCTGCCATGCAACAGTACTATGCTGCCAAGGAAGAGCATAAGGATGCCCTCATATTCTTCAGGATGGGGGATTTCTATGAATCCTTTGGCGAGGATGCAAAGACCATAGCTAAAGAACTTGAGATTACCCTGACCACCCGTGGGAAGAGTAAGGATGGGGAGAAGATGCCACTGGCCGGTATTCCCTATCATGCTATCGATACCTATCTTCCGAGGCTCATCAAAAAGGGTTACAAGGTTGCCATATGTGAGCAGCTCGAGGATCCGAAGAAGGCCAAGGGTGTTGTGAAGCGTGGTGTTGTGAGGGTTGTGACCCCCGGTACTGCGATGGATTCCTCAATGTTCTCTGATTCCTCTAACAATTATCTCATGGCACTGTATGGAGAGAACGATGAATATGGGCTGTCGTTCCTGGATATCTCTACCGGTGAGTTCCTGACGACACAGTTCAGGGATACTGCTCCCTATGACCGCATCGCCAGTGAGGTTGCACGCATGGGTCCGTCGGAATGTATTATGCCGCCTTCTTTGTTCAATGACCAGCATCTCAGCGAGCGCCTGAAAGAACTCAGGATCATCATTCATGAGTTCGATGAGGATGCCTTCGACCGGATGATGGCAGAGAAGACGCTCATGGAGCATTTCAAAGTGTCAACCCTTGAAGGAATGGGTTGCAGTGAACTGATGGTGGCCGTATCCTCAGCAGGTGCAGCATTGCGTTATGCCACAGATACCCAGATGAGGGAACTCTCACAGGTGCAGACACTCAAGACCTATTTCGATTCAGAGTTCATGGTGCTGGATGCCATCACCCTGAGGAACCTTGAGATCGTCAGGAATGTGAGGGGAGAGGGTAATGACTCCTCTCTTATCGGGGTGCTTGATGAGACAAAGACTCCAATGGGGCGAAGGCAGTTACAGAAATGGCTCCTGAAACCGCTGGTATCGGTGGATGCTATCAATGAACGTCTTGATGCGGTGGCATGGCTCAATGATAACACTCTTGTGCGTTTCGATATTCGTGCTCACCTGTCTTACGTAAAGGATATGGAGAGGCTTGTAGGCAGGGTGATGTACGGTAATTCCAATGCAAGGGACCTTGTGTCTTTGAAGAAGTCGCTTGAATCGGTTCCCCTTTTGCTGGAATCACTCAGGGAATGCGAAAACGTTGACCTGCTGGAAGGTCTGGTATCACAATTATCTTCATTCGGTGAGCTGGATGAGCTTGCAAAACTCATCGACAGTGCCATAACGGAAGAACCTCCGCTCAGCGTCAGGGACGGGGGAATGATAAAACCCGGTTACAATGAGCAGCTTGATGAACTGTTCGACCTGTCAAAGAACGGGAAACAATGGATCGCTAAGTTCCAGCAGAAGGAACGTGACAGGACCGGTATCAAGTCGCTGAAGGTCGGTTACAACAAGGTATTCGGTTACTATCTTGAAGTTACAAAGGCAAACATATCCCAGGTCCCTGATGATTATATCAGGAAGCAGACCATGACCAATGCCGAGAGGTTCTACACTCCAGAGCTAAAGGAACGTGAGAGTGCCATCCTTTCCGCTGATGAGAAAATGGTTGCACTTGAATATGAACTTCTCACAGAGATAAACTCCATAGTAGCATCACATTCCAGGCAGTTACAGGAAACTGCTGCTCTGATCGGTGCTCTGGATGTACTTTCGAATCTTGCGGAGGTGGCTGCAAACAATAATTACGTAAGACCGGCGATAACTCCAGACTGCCGCCTTCTTATCAGGGATGGCAGGCATCCCGTTGTTGAGAACACCGTTCCCGGTGGTTTCGTTCCTAACGACACTGATATGGATTGCAGTGATAACCAGTTCCAGCTTATAACCGGGCCGAACATGGCCGGTAAATCCACCTATATGAGGCAGATCGCCATGATAGTCATAATGGCGCAGGCAGGTTCTTTTGTACCTGCTTCCCATGCTTCCATCGGTATCGTTGACCGCGTGTTCACGAGGGTGGGAGCCTTTGATGACCTTGCAAGTGGTCAGAGTACCTTCATGGTTGAGATGGTGGAGCTTGCCAACATCCTGAACAACGCCACACCAAAGAGTCTGGTGCTGCTGGATGAGATCGGCAGGGGTACAAGTACCTATGACGGTTACAGCATTGCAAAGGCAGTTGTTGAATACATCCACAACAAGGGACGTGTGGGTGTCAGATCACTTTTCGCCACCCACTACCATCAGCTCACGGAGGTTGCAGGCAATCTCAAACGCGTGAAGAATTACCATATTGCTGTCAAGGAGGAAGGTGATGATCTTGTGTTCCTTCGAAAGATCGTTCCGGGTGCAACGGACAGGAGTTATGGTATCCATGTTGCAAGGATTGCAGGTGTTCCACATGCTGTCACTTCAAGGGCAAAGGAGATCCTTGAGGATATCGAGAGTGAGTGCATGATAAGCGGGGAAGACCGCAAGGCTGGTAAGAAACAGCGCAGCAGTGCCAAGTATACTCAGGTCATATTGTTCGATCAGGATGCAACTTACAGTGAGGCGGCACCCGACCCTGTGATAGAGGAGCTGAAAGAACTGGATATCAACTCTATGACACCTATCGAGGCGCTGAATAAATTGAATGAGATAAAGGGTAAACTTTCATAG
- a CDS encoding tail fiber protein, whose amino-acid sequence MDRKFLLLVSVVLAAAIISVPASAANDKDTPNNGLFPNGPFADIWEKLTSLETQIDEIPAGPQGPQGEVGPQGPQGEIGPQGPQGEIGPQGPQGEMGPEGPQGIPGSLSGTINYTGDIQVSYTGANQAHENRAPYLGVNYIIAIQGVFPSISSVEDPEIITQSTDPLLGEITLFAGNFAPRGWAFCNGQLLPINQNQALFSILGTTYGGDGRTTFALPDLRGRAPVHAGNGPGLSPVVLGQKGGAETVALNVNQMPSHTHTLNHTHNISV is encoded by the coding sequence ATGGATAGAAAATTCCTATTATTAGTATCTGTAGTTCTTGCAGCTGCAATTATCTCTGTTCCGGCATCAGCAGCAAATGACAAGGACACACCAAATAATGGACTATTTCCGAATGGTCCGTTTGCCGACATCTGGGAAAAACTGACTAGCTTAGAAACACAGATAGACGAAATTCCAGCAGGTCCGCAAGGGCCACAGGGTGAAGTTGGTCCACAGGGACCACAAGGAGAGATAGGTCCGCAAGGGCCACAGGGTGAGATCGGGCCACAGGGACCGCAAGGAGAAATGGGTCCGGAAGGTCCGCAGGGCATACCTGGCAGCCTTTCCGGAACTATAAACTACACAGGCGACATCCAGGTTAGCTACACAGGCGCAAACCAGGCCCATGAGAACAGGGCTCCCTATTTAGGAGTAAACTACATTATTGCGATCCAGGGAGTATTCCCTTCCATATCTTCAGTAGAAGACCCGGAAATCATAACCCAATCAACTGATCCCTTACTTGGAGAGATCACACTGTTTGCCGGAAATTTCGCACCAAGAGGTTGGGCTTTCTGTAATGGTCAGCTATTACCAATCAATCAGAATCAAGCACTGTTCTCCATCCTTGGTACAACCTATGGCGGCGATGGAAGGACCACATTCGCACTCCCTGACCTTAGAGGACGTGCTCCGGTACACGCAGGGAACGGACCTGGTCTTTCACCAGTCGTTCTGGGACAAAAAGGTGGTGCTGAGACAGTAGCTTTGAATGTTAACCAGATGCCGAGCCACACTCACACCTTGAACCACACCCACAATATATCAGTTTAA
- a CDS encoding DUF4231 domain-containing protein, whose translation MVDETEQIQDTPEQYIKNRVEQYRSWYDAKSVIMKRNYQRTQVLSASGAILIPVINNISIVAPIGNLEVDIGKLSVTVIGVIVALAIAFEGVYHYREQWKNYRSTEQYLETQKQLFIHRIGDYSELNDEGAFQLLVNRIEGAIAEENAVTLNILTRVESE comes from the coding sequence ATGGTTGATGAAACCGAGCAGATCCAAGACACACCTGAACAATACATTAAGAACAGGGTTGAACAATACAGAAGCTGGTATGATGCCAAATCAGTGATTATGAAGAGGAATTATCAGAGAACTCAGGTTCTGTCAGCTTCCGGTGCCATTCTCATACCCGTTATAAATAATATTTCTATTGTAGCACCAATTGGGAATCTGGAAGTAGATATTGGCAAATTATCCGTAACTGTAATTGGAGTGATCGTTGCACTTGCAATCGCCTTTGAAGGTGTTTATCACTACAGGGAACAATGGAAGAACTATCGCTCAACAGAACAATACCTGGAAACACAGAAACAGCTATTCATTCACAGGATCGGAGACTATTCCGAACTGAATGATGAGGGTGCATTCCAGCTACTTGTCAACCGCATAGAAGGTGCTATCGCAGAGGAGAACGCTGTTACCTTGAACATACTGACCAGAGTTGAGTCAGAATAA
- a CDS encoding SAM-dependent methyltransferase — MAVQYQKVVPWGRSFQEYVDMFDLSESDLGRSILGCGDGPASFNCEMTRQGRSVVSVDPIYSLDRDAIEKRIDETYAEVLEQTRENQDKFVWENISSVEELGRIRMDSMKLFLDDFEKGKEEGRYISGGLPELPLEDNSFDLALVSHLLFLYSEQLSFDFHIQAVDELLRVAGEVRIFPLVDLNSRKSIHLDEVISYLMSRGFDVSEEKVDYEFQKGGNTMLRIVRD, encoded by the coding sequence ATGGCAGTGCAGTACCAGAAAGTAGTCCCCTGGGGTCGTTCATTTCAGGAATATGTTGACATGTTCGACCTGAGTGAAAGCGACCTTGGAAGGTCTATACTTGGATGTGGTGACGGGCCTGCAAGTTTTAATTGCGAGATGACCCGACAGGGCAGATCAGTGGTATCTGTGGACCCAATTTATTCTCTTGACAGGGATGCCATTGAGAAGAGGATCGATGAGACCTATGCCGAGGTGCTTGAGCAGACCCGGGAGAATCAGGATAAGTTCGTATGGGAGAATATTTCCTCGGTTGAGGAACTGGGACGAATTCGTATGGATTCCATGAAACTGTTCCTTGATGACTTTGAGAAAGGCAAGGAAGAGGGTCGCTATATATCAGGCGGACTGCCGGAACTACCTTTAGAGGATAATTCCTTTGACCTGGCACTTGTATCGCACCTTCTGTTTCTGTATTCGGAGCAGCTTTCTTTCGACTTCCATATTCAGGCTGTTGATGAACTGCTCAGGGTGGCGGGTGAGGTCAGGATATTCCCACTTGTAGACCTTAATTCAAGGAAGTCGATACATCTTGATGAGGTCATTAGTTATCTGATGTCCCGTGGGTTCGATGTTTCCGAGGAGAAGGTGGACTATGAGTTCCAGAAGGGTGGGAATACTATGTTGAGGATTGTAAGAGATTAA
- a CDS encoding alpha-2-macroglobulin family protein, protein MNLTGKKAVSFIVIVSLFAVIISGCIGDDGELSSNIAGPCTDQLASSGDEFLILAPKMLFSGGESSVTMAAFSDSEPVVRCVEYTLTDEDNNEIALVQASTSEEGNVVASFEVPDVEEGSYVLTAKPSGFDTEFKATVEVVRNNPLFIETDKPIYKPGQTIHGRILSLNNNLVPVQENITVEITDAKGIKVFKEELDSNEYGVASFDLPLASELNLGTWKVVATAGDSSSNVDIQVDKYVLPKFDVSLETPQEWFLVSDEIIGTVSANYFFGKEVEGDVLVEASRYVGEWEQYATFSGTLEDGLIEFELPEVEYAAGTYGAGGQASLMLNVTVTDTGNHSESTNKLLTISESPIVLQLIPESSTIKPGMPLQVLVVTKDPAGEPIDADVTVETRLRDESYEYTYDEYDMVTENGIAMLELDIPNDSTNLYMDAYVDDGNAWTSESLNAAYSPSASFIHISQTSDGVPEVGDTISFHVYSTNPGTVYYDIFANGRTVYSATSDESDISIPVTLQMSPQAKIVAYMINPNSEVSVDVLPFDVEFSTQVDLSSSFSSGMAEPGDDVTVDFDAGSQSMIGFSIVDESVYALSEGRLNLKQVFDELEKRFMEPMAESHPYWYSEGAYDTLDNAGMVVMASPGIEVPRSDVPEYEMVAFAGAVDKAMDGIVLEEVADEEVAEAPMMEAIPTEEDSDDMGEGGELAEVQRVRQFFPETWVWMPELLTDDAGLASVDLTAPDSITTWRLHAVSSGPEGIGISESSLTVFQDFFVDPDLPYSVTRGEEFPVQVQVYNYLDTEQDVRLTLSGAEWFDIIGDDVQTVTVDANGVGYASFTISPTEVGKQLVEITGQTTERADAVRKDIIVEAEGATRELVDNGVLSNGSVELDTTLPEGIVPDSEKVLVSFTPSIVAQSISGVDDLLGMPYGCGEQNMMLFSTDVEVLRYLKATGQDNPEVRAKAEMYIITGYQRELTYRHSDGSFSAFGESDESGSLWLTSFVLSQFSAARDVTTIDETILYEAADWIESYQQEDGSWEQVGFVIHQDMMGGVSGTYALTAYVTLALDEYGSASPVVMANAQKYLEDNLGDQDDPYALAIGTLALQKLDSPFADEALNDLLAISKQDDAGTYWGYGEGAVPMPYDDFGYSYIAPSSKNVETTAYATLALIEAKNPTAISSLKWISAQRNSNGGFSSTQDTVMAFRALMSAAASAGRDIDATVHVIADGTEIRSVDVNQQNFDVVQIIEIPEGTSGITLEMDGTGDLSYQLVRRFNVILPDVIEYNEIELDVDYDSTDVAVNDIVTVNATVKYNGIQGIDGSISSSGMMIVDLAVPTGFSPVSSSLEAARDNEDKITRYEIAGRKVIFYIDDMQPGEVLNFSMQVQALFPVKAVVSESKAYSYYNPEVVAEVKGMDVTVV, encoded by the coding sequence GTGAACTTAACAGGGAAAAAAGCAGTCTCGTTCATAGTAATAGTATCGTTGTTTGCAGTCATAATATCAGGTTGTATCGGGGATGACGGTGAACTTTCGTCCAACATAGCCGGTCCGTGCACCGACCAGCTCGCTTCGTCAGGGGATGAGTTCCTGATACTTGCACCGAAGATGCTCTTTTCAGGGGGAGAGAGCTCAGTGACCATGGCAGCTTTCTCTGATAGCGAACCGGTGGTCCGGTGTGTGGAATATACACTAACCGATGAGGACAACAATGAGATCGCACTTGTGCAGGCATCGACCTCTGAGGAAGGGAACGTTGTGGCTTCCTTTGAAGTGCCTGATGTTGAGGAGGGCAGCTATGTGCTCACTGCAAAGCCATCAGGTTTTGATACGGAGTTCAAGGCAACGGTGGAAGTTGTAAGAAATAATCCCTTGTTCATTGAGACCGATAAGCCGATCTACAAACCGGGACAGACAATCCATGGAAGGATTCTTTCCCTGAACAACAACCTTGTTCCTGTGCAGGAGAACATCACTGTGGAGATCACCGATGCTAAAGGCATCAAGGTCTTCAAAGAGGAACTGGATTCCAATGAATATGGTGTAGCTTCTTTCGACCTGCCTCTGGCATCAGAACTGAACCTTGGAACATGGAAGGTGGTTGCAACAGCAGGTGATTCAAGTTCCAATGTTGACATTCAGGTTGACAAATATGTGCTTCCGAAGTTCGATGTCTCACTGGAAACTCCACAGGAATGGTTCCTTGTATCCGATGAGATCATAGGTACTGTTTCAGCCAACTATTTCTTTGGCAAGGAAGTAGAGGGCGATGTTCTGGTTGAAGCCTCACGCTATGTTGGTGAATGGGAACAATATGCCACTTTCTCAGGCACACTTGAGGACGGCCTGATCGAGTTCGAGCTTCCTGAGGTTGAATATGCAGCCGGAACATACGGAGCAGGTGGTCAGGCAAGTCTCATGCTAAATGTGACTGTCACGGATACGGGAAATCATAGTGAGAGCACCAACAAGTTGCTTACCATCTCTGAGTCGCCGATAGTTCTCCAGCTCATTCCTGAGTCAAGTACGATCAAGCCGGGAATGCCATTGCAGGTGCTTGTAGTCACAAAGGATCCTGCAGGTGAGCCTATAGATGCTGATGTCACAGTGGAGACCAGACTGAGGGATGAGTCCTATGAGTACACATATGACGAGTATGACATGGTAACTGAGAACGGTATCGCAATGCTTGAGCTTGATATCCCTAACGACAGTACCAACCTGTACATGGATGCGTATGTCGATGACGGTAATGCATGGACCAGTGAGTCACTGAACGCAGCTTATTCGCCAAGTGCCAGTTTCATCCACATCTCCCAGACAAGTGATGGTGTGCCGGAAGTTGGAGATACTATCTCTTTCCATGTATACTCCACAAATCCGGGAACGGTGTACTATGATATCTTCGCGAACGGCAGGACGGTTTACTCAGCTACCAGCGATGAGAGTGATATCAGTATACCGGTGACACTACAGATGAGCCCGCAGGCAAAGATTGTTGCCTACATGATAAACCCCAACAGCGAGGTGTCTGTGGATGTCCTCCCGTTCGATGTGGAATTCTCCACACAGGTGGACCTGTCAAGTTCATTCAGCAGTGGGATGGCAGAACCTGGAGATGATGTCACAGTTGACTTCGATGCCGGAAGCCAGTCTATGATAGGATTCTCTATCGTGGACGAGTCTGTATATGCACTAAGCGAAGGCAGACTGAACCTCAAACAGGTATTCGATGAACTGGAAAAGAGATTCATGGAACCAATGGCAGAGTCTCATCCATACTGGTATTCTGAAGGTGCCTACGATACGCTGGACAATGCCGGAATGGTAGTGATGGCTTCACCGGGGATTGAGGTGCCACGTTCAGATGTTCCTGAATATGAGATGGTTGCTTTTGCTGGGGCTGTGGACAAGGCCATGGATGGTATAGTCCTGGAAGAAGTTGCAGATGAGGAGGTTGCAGAGGCACCAATGATGGAGGCCATCCCTACAGAGGAAGATTCTGATGACATGGGCGAAGGTGGCGAACTTGCAGAGGTCCAGCGTGTGCGCCAGTTCTTCCCGGAGACATGGGTCTGGATGCCTGAGCTTCTCACTGATGATGCAGGTCTTGCAAGTGTGGACCTGACTGCACCTGACAGCATCACTACATGGAGACTGCATGCAGTGTCATCAGGTCCTGAGGGGATCGGTATATCTGAATCCAGCCTGACGGTGTTCCAGGATTTCTTTGTTGACCCGGACCTGCCGTATTCCGTTACAAGGGGCGAGGAGTTCCCTGTACAGGTGCAGGTCTACAATTATCTTGACACAGAGCAGGATGTCAGACTGACACTTTCCGGTGCAGAGTGGTTCGATATCATTGGAGATGATGTGCAGACCGTGACCGTGGATGCGAACGGTGTTGGATATGCCAGTTTTACGATAAGCCCGACAGAGGTTGGAAAGCAATTAGTTGAGATCACCGGGCAGACAACAGAGAGAGCTGATGCTGTCAGGAAGGACATTATTGTTGAAGCAGAGGGTGCTACCCGTGAGCTTGTTGATAATGGAGTTCTGAGCAATGGTTCCGTGGAACTTGACACAACGTTGCCCGAGGGCATAGTTCCCGATTCGGAGAAGGTGCTTGTGAGCTTCACTCCGAGCATCGTGGCACAGAGCATAAGTGGAGTGGACGACCTGCTCGGCATGCCTTACGGCTGTGGTGAGCAGAACATGATGCTCTTCTCCACGGATGTTGAGGTATTGCGCTACCTGAAGGCAACAGGACAGGATAATCCTGAGGTGAGGGCAAAGGCCGAGATGTACATAATCACAGGCTACCAGCGTGAACTGACCTACCGTCACAGTGATGGTTCCTTCTCAGCATTTGGTGAGAGTGATGAAAGTGGTAGTCTCTGGCTTACTTCATTCGTACTGTCCCAGTTCAGTGCTGCAAGGGATGTGACAACCATCGATGAGACCATCCTGTACGAAGCTGCGGACTGGATCGAGTCCTATCAGCAGGAGGACGGTTCATGGGAGCAGGTCGGTTTCGTGATACATCAGGACATGATGGGTGGTGTCAGCGGCACCTATGCACTTACAGCTTACGTGACCCTTGCACTGGACGAGTATGGTTCAGCAAGCCCTGTTGTCATGGCAAACGCCCAGAAGTACCTTGAGGACAACCTTGGAGACCAGGACGACCCGTATGCTCTGGCAATAGGCACCCTTGCGCTGCAGAAACTTGACAGCCCGTTCGCTGATGAGGCACTGAACGACCTGCTGGCAATATCAAAGCAGGATGACGCTGGCACATACTGGGGATATGGTGAAGGTGCAGTGCCAATGCCGTATGATGACTTTGGTTACAGTTACATAGCCCCATCCAGCAAAAATGTGGAGACGACCGCATACGCAACCCTTGCTCTTATCGAGGCAAAGAACCCTACAGCTATCTCTTCCCTGAAATGGATATCAGCACAGCGCAATTCCAACGGAGGATTCTCCAGTACCCAGGATACTGTAATGGCATTCAGGGCGCTGATGAGTGCAGCAGCATCTGCTGGCAGGGATATCGATGCAACGGTGCATGTGATCGCTGATGGAACTGAGATCAGGTCGGTGGATGTAAACCAGCAGAACTTCGATGTTGTCCAGATAATCGAGATCCCTGAGGGTACATCCGGTATCACTCTTGAAATGGATGGAACAGGTGACCTGAGCTACCAGCTTGTAAGGCGCTTCAATGTCATCCTGCCGGATGTTATCGAGTACAATGAGATCGAACTGGATGTGGATTATGATTCCACAGATGTTGCTGTGAACGATATAGTCACTGTGAATGCCACGGTGAAGTACAACGGCATTCAGGGTATCGATGGCAGTATCAGTTCCAGCGGTATGATGATCGTTGACCTTGCGGTTCCAACCGGCTTCAGTCCTGTATCCTCAAGCCTTGAGGCTGCCAGAGATAACGAGGATAAGATAACCCGCTACGAGATCGCAGGCAGGAAGGTCATATTCTATATCGATGACATGCAGCCCGGTGAGGTGCTCAACTTCAGCATGCAGGTGCAGGCTCTGTTCCCTGTGAAAGCTGTTGTGTCGGAGAGTAAGGCATACTCTTATTACAATCCGGAGGTTGTGGCCGAGGTTAAGGGAATGGATGTGACTGTGGTTTGA